ATACAGTATAGCATTCTCTTCGGCATGCAGTGCAAGCGAGCAGCTGCCTTTCGAGTCGCGGGCACAACCTGTGTCGGGCCACTCCTCGTCGCAGTTATGCGTACCTGCGGGGGGGCCGTTATATCCTATAGATATAATGCGGGTGTCTTTAGCTAAAACGGCACCGACCTGGGCCTTAACGCAGTGCGAGCGTTGGGCCAGGTCGGTTGCCAGGTTCATAAAAATATGTTCGAACGATGGTTTATCCATATATGAGTGGAGATTAGTGCCCTCCTGATACCTCTACGTGGTCGATATCAATACCCTGTTTACGTAATATAGCACCCGCTTTCCATGCAAAAAATGCAAGGTAAGCAAAGCC
This portion of the Inquilinus sp. KBS0705 genome encodes:
- a CDS encoding dCMP deaminase family protein, with the protein product MDKPSFEHIFMNLATDLAQRSHCVKAQVGAVLAKDTRIISIGYNGPPAGTHNCDEEWPDTGCARDSKGSCSLALHAEENAILYAVKNGANLEGATLYTTLSPCLPCARLIFSAGIKHVYYDKSYAKYKGIPSDEGVDFLNRFGVKAEQMPEGE